From the Theileria equi strain WA chromosome 4 map unlocalized gcontig_1105316255041, whole genome shotgun sequence genome, one window contains:
- a CDS encoding hypothetical protein (encoded by transcript BEWA_049040A), giving the protein MEDTITFMKNIQPPLNTTLISPIQNAINDLQENAESSYNTAITEMNFYKNRCRELELGSGDNFEELVQRLSRDHRVPSLFLCESKAKIAARFQEFKDSLLNELMYDMESKDYVMDKESADEFVNSAIKSLL; this is encoded by the exons ATGGAGGACACAATTACATTTATGAAAAACATACAACCACCTCTAAACACAACACTCATATCACCCATTCAGAACGCCATAAATGACCTTCAAGAAAACGCAGAGTCGTCATACAACACCGCGATAACGGAAATGAACTTTTACAAGAACCGTTGCAGGGAGCTGGAACTCGGCAGTGGAGATAACTTTGAAGAACTCGTGCAAAGGCTCTCCAGAGACCACAGAGTCCCCTCGCTATTCCTATGCGAATCAAAAGCAAAG ATTGCTGCAAGGTTCCAAGAGTTTAAAGACTCTCTTTTAAATGAGCTGATGTACGACATGGAGTCTAAGGACTATGTGATGGATAAAGAGAGTGCGGACGAGTTCGTCAACTCCGCCATCAAGAGTCTGCTTTGA